Proteins from a single region of Antechinus flavipes isolate AdamAnt ecotype Samford, QLD, Australia chromosome 2, AdamAnt_v2, whole genome shotgun sequence:
- the CCDC121 gene encoding coiled-coil domain-containing protein 121, whose amino-acid sequence MTSKEEPKARPKRGFENKMTLKAEPKAKPKTRPAQGFESRIKPKAEPKLGFESRKKSKAGPKKGPELRFESTAVGRAEPDIPGPMPSPTADFEEVVKLEWTQYIPEQKEKKSTERKEKRTSGKNLDSTQLGKSLESNGSFKSSREEIGQEENSAFLSSQKMTAIHEKKSGSSDYCVFCTVPEIPGKAKQFRPYGTGDIQKWVRFGGPPVGLYIDTCWVPRNVDRQELKKLHHAHGFPSLASSPAPPLHNIQHFWDQHLDVGKRFFQDSIMRWQSLNRNIALLMGSKKLQKLLKSQEELEKKVQHEMLLRTKVEQEMIELNEELMKIRARRKQLIDDHYHMLEEIRPFLGDSPVLMGYVPDPSKKKQIAPIMVWDQQSQQLEQMQWQQQKLVSSYESHMSTLKKELLQHEEIQAQLKQKIQALNAKRAVQISQEKHIKSLQMEIPRVQKEKAALLYRAQCDLVKEWRALKHQLSDVKVLLGKSMKGKHNYVLEHAADISIRNFTRQLKHENEQLHKEIMQLFQKTQQLEDQRARLRKQKQQLQLEQCCLESVKQGRQKKLLRTKIAGYQSDCKKRDETQY is encoded by the exons ATGACATCGAAGGAGGAACCAAAGGCGAGGCCTAAACGGGGATTTGAGAATAAGATGACATTAAAGGCAGAGCCAAAGGCGAAGCCAAAGACGCGGCCTGCGCAGGGATTTGAAAGTAGAATTAAACCGAAGGCGGAGCCTAAACTAGGATTTGAGAGTAGGAAGAAATCGAAGGCGGGGCCAAAGAAGGGGCCTGAGCTGCGATTTGAGAGTACAGCAGTAGGGAGGGCGGAGCCTGATATCCCAGGTCCCATGCCCAGTCCCACAGCTGACTTTGAAGAGGTTGTGAAGCTCGAATGGACCCAGTATATTCCtgagcagaaggaaaaaaagagcacagagaggaaggagaaaaggacatCAGGCAAAAACCTGGACTCGACCCAGTTGGGGAAGAGCTTGGAATCAAACGGGAGTTTTAAGTCTTCTAGGGAAGAAATTGGGCAGGAAGAGAATAGTGCTTTTCTGAGTTCCCAGAAAATGACTGCTATACACGAGAAAAAATCGGGTAGTAGCGATTATTGTGTCTTCTGTACAGTGCCCGAGATCCCAGGAAAGGCCAAGCAATTTCGGCCTTATGGCACAGGAGACATTCAAAAATGGGTGCGGTTCGGGGGTCCTCCTGTAGGGTTGTACATTGACACTTGTTGGGTGCCCAGAAACGTCGACAGGCAGGAATTGAAGAAACTCCATCATGCGCATGGATTTCCTTCCCTGGCCTCCAGCCCCGCCCCGCCTTTACACAACATCCAGCACTTTTGGGATCAGCATCTGGATGTCGGTAAGAG ATTTTTTCAGGATTCCATAATGAGATGGCAGAGTCTGAATCGTAATATTGCCTTACTAATGGGTAGCAAAAAGCTACAAAAATTGTTAAAGTCACAGGAGGAGTTGGAGAAAAAAGTTCAACATGAAATGCTGCTAAGAACAAAGGTAGAACAGGAAATGATAGAGCTGAATGAGGAACTGATGAAAATACGAGCCCGGAGGAAGCAGCTCATAGATGATCACTACCACATGCTCGAAGAAATCCGACCATTCTTGGGTGATAGCCCTGTCTTGATGGGATATGTACCAGATCCaagcaagaaaaaacagataGCACCAATTATGGTATGGGATCAACAGTCACAGCAATTAGAGCAAATGCAGTGGCAACAGCAGAAGCTGGTCTCAAGTTATGAGTCCCATATGTCAACGCTCAAGAAAGAATTACTGCAACATGAAGAGATCCAAGCTCAACTGAAACAGAAGATTCAAGCATTAAATGCTAAGAGGGCAGTACAGATTAGCCAGGAGAAGCATATCAAATCACTGCAAATGGAAATACCAAGAGTTCAGAAGGAGAAAGCAGCACTCCTTTATAGGGCACAATGTGATCTTGTTAAAGAGTGGAGAGCACTGAAGCATCAGTTGTCTGATGTAAAAGTGCTACTGGGAAAAAGTATGAAAGGAAAGCACAACTATGTCCTGGAGCATGCAGCAGATATATCTATCCGTAATTTCACCCGGCAACTGAaacatgagaatgagcaattgcATAAGGAAATAATGCAGCTCTTTCAAAAAACTCAGCAGCTAGAGGACCAGCGGGCAAGGCTTCGAAAGCAGAAACAACAACTGCAACTAGAGCAGTGTTGTTTGGAAAGTGTAAAACAAGGGAGACAGAAAAAACTATTAAGAACCAAAATAGCAGGTTATCAGTCAGATTGTAAAAAGAGGGATGAAACACAGTACTAG